A stretch of the Homo sapiens chromosome 11 genomic scaffold, GRCh38.p14 alternate locus group ALT_REF_LOCI_3 HSCHR11_3_CTG1 genome encodes the following:
- the LOC124902605 gene encoding uncharacterized protein LOC124902605, whose protein sequence is MHNSNLNHKNTSNVPNKGRFYTHLPRAPQKCQGVKDMEACRRRESQCGLWYVHDGHRSAPTVTQQPCQAGPRGPRGRWDVAGWGLCTALQHKCPADSRGSNLVPSWCHSPGTGPRLPRRPSTDRTGTGRQLSRRPSQFSECGLAVPAHGFVHGLDSTPLSITPPPMLLPTAGLIPCSGSAPRSSGLIERGTAPEDQLWRRPGGPLKGRAQPRRTDQVLAIHVRCRFSVAMVSRNHGWESRPQSLSHQPPAHTATVHSSLKVPLPQGGALPPGSRCWPCGVRRRDCPQGPLFPLNRQRECELAVRRAGPGILSVEGTPDCCGERTRPRVQPRPELRPGDQQSLHNNNASFCKCILFFYCIYLSCPM, encoded by the coding sequence ATGCATAACTCCAATCTCAATCATAAGAACACATCCAACGTCCCCAACAAGGGGAGGTTCTACACACACCTGCCCAGAGCCCCTCAAAAGTGTCAAGGTGTGAAAGACATGGAGGCATGTAGAAGACGGGAGAGCCAGTGTGGCCTGTGGTATGTTCATGACGGTCACAGGTCAGCGCCCACGGTCACTCAGCAGCCATGCCAGGCAGGCCCCAGGGGCCCAAGAGGAAGGTGGGATGTGGCGGGATGGGGGCTCTGCACGGCCCTGCAGCACAAGTGCCCTGCCGACTCCAGGGGCAGCAATCTGGTCCCCTCATGGTGCCATTCCCCAGGGACGGGTCCTCGCCTGCCTCGCCGGCCCTCCACAGACAGGACAGGGACAGGTCGTCAGCTGTCACGGAGGCCCTCGCAGTTTTCTGAATGTGGACTTGCTGTTCCTGCCCATGGCTTCGTCCACGGACTCGACAGCACCCCACTGTCCATCACACCCCCACCGATGCTGCTTCCCACAGCAGGACTCATCCCATGCTCAGGCAGTGCTCCCAGGAGCAGCGGGTTAATAGAGCGTGGGACGGCCCCTGAAGACCAGTTATGGCGCCGGCCAGGAGGCCCTCTGAAAGGACGGGCGCAACCCCGCAGAACAGACCAGGTGCTCGCCATCCATGTCCGGTGCCGCTTCTCTGTGGCGATGGTATCCAGGAATCACGGGTGGGAGTCACGGCCACAGTCCCTGTCGCACCAGCCGCCTGCCCACACAGCCACCGTTCACTCTAGCTTGAAGGTCCCGCTTCCTCAGGGAGGAGCACTCCCTCCAGGGTCGAGGTGCTGGCCGTGTGGAGTTCGACGTCGGGACTGTCCCCAGGGGCCTCTCTTCCCACTGAATCGACAGAGAGAATGTGAGCTTGCTGTCCGGCGGGCGGGGCCGGGGATCCTGTCCGTCGAGGGGACACCGGATTGCTGCGGAGAGAGGACTAGACCCAGAGTCCAGCCAAGACCAGAACTGAGACCAGGCGACCAGCAGAGCCTGCACAATAATAATGCTTCGTTTTGCaaatgtattttgttcttttattgtatatatttatcatgtccaatgtga